A single genomic interval of Musa acuminata AAA Group cultivar baxijiao chromosome BXJ3-4, Cavendish_Baxijiao_AAA, whole genome shotgun sequence harbors:
- the LOC103982456 gene encoding pyruvate kinase isozyme G, chloroplastic isoform X1 produces the protein MAAAMEIGGIAMRNPTGRAGRTFLGTGRRWRSARKDVVGTGLAVRALMAVEKRDGRTVEVGTSNRPVNSDKLNVLHGIQSSVPIVEEAKMEADFQRKTKIVCTIGPSTNTREMIWKLAEAGMNVARLNMSHGDHESHQKIIDLVKEYNAQCKDNIIAIMLDTKGPEVRSGDLLRPVLLKEGQSFNFTIKIGVNSEDTVSVNYDDFVNDVEVGDVILVDGGMMSLAVKAKTHDMVKCKVIDGGELKSRRHLNVRGKSATLPSITEKDWEDIKFGVDNQVDFFAVSFVKDARVIHELNDYLRSLNADIHIIPKIESADSIPNLQAIISASDGAMVARGDLGAELPIEDVPSLQEEIIKTCRSMQKPVIVATNMLESMINHPTPTRAEVSDISIAVQEGADAIMLSGETAHGKYPLKAVKVMHNVASKTESIMSNDILHTPATAVQYVGGGDFSQGHMSAMFALHATTMANALGTPIIVFTQTGLMPILLSHYRPSSTIFAFTNEERVGQRLTLYQGVLPLYMQFSDDAEETFSRAIKHLMNGGYLRKGDYVTRVRSGIRSIWRDDSTHHIEVCNIQD, from the exons ATGGCGGCGGCGATGGAGATCGGTGGCATTGCGATGCGGAACCCGACGGGGCGCGCCGGCCGGACGTTCCTTGGAACCGGAAGGCGGTGGCGGTCGGCGCGGAAAGATGTTGTTGGCACGGGGCTCGCCGTGAGGGCGTTGATGGCCGTGGAGAAGCGCGACGGACGGACCGTGGAGGTCGGCACTTCCAACAGGCCTGTTAATTCG GACAAGCTAAATGTCTTGCATGGGATTCAATCAAGTGTTCCCATTGTTGAAGAGGCAAAGATGGAGGCCGATTTTCAAAGGAAGACAAAGATTGTATGTACAATTGGTCCTTCGACGAATACACGTGAAATGATCTGGAAATTGGCAGAGGCTGGAATGAATGTTGCACGGCTTAACATGTCTCATGGAGATCATGAGTCGCACCAGAAGATTATCGATTTGGTCAAGGAATATAATGCCCAATGCAAAGACAATATTATTGCTATAATGCTGGACACTAAG GGTCCAGAGGTAAGAAGTGGAGACTTGCTAAGACCTGTGTTGCTTAAGGAAGGTCAATCATTCAACTTTACCATCAAAATAGGAGTTAATTCTGAAGATACTGTTAGTGTAAATTATGACGACTTTGTGAATGATGTTGAAGTTGGTGATGTTATTTTGGTGGATG GAGGGATGATGTCATTAGCTGTAAAAGCAAAGACTCATGATATGGTCAAATGCAAAGTAATTGACGGTGGGGAATTAAAATCAAGGCGCCACTTAAATGTGCGTGGAAAAAGTGCTACACTTCCATCCATTACAG AGAAGGATTGGGAAGATATTAAGTTTGGTGTGGACAATCAGGTTGATTTTTTTGCagtttcttttgttaaagatgctAGAGTAATTCATGAACTAAATGACTATCTCAGAA GTCTCAATGCAGATATACATATTATCCCTAAAATAGAAAGTGCAGATTCAATTCCAAACCTTCAGGCAATAATTTCAGCCTCAGATGGG GCAATGGTGGCACGTGGAGACCTTGGTGCTGAGCTTCCAATTGAGGACGTTCCCTCTCTGCAG GAAGAGATTATTAAGACATGTAGAAGCATGCAGAAACCAGTGATTGTAGCAACGAACATGTTAGAAAGCATGATAAACCATCCAACTCCAACAAGAGCAGAAGTTTCTGACATATCAATTGCAGTCCAAGAAGGAGCAGATGCTATCATGCTATCAGGAGAAACTGCTCATGGAAA GTACCCATTGAAAGCTGTTAAAGTAATGCACAATGTGGCATCAAAAACTGAATCCATAATGTCAAACGACATTCTCCACACTCCTGCCACGGCTGTCCAG TATGTAGGTGGTGGCGATTTTTCCCAAGGGCACATGAGTGCGATGTTTGCGTTGCATGCAACCACCATGGCCAATGCTCTTGGCACACCTATTATTGTCTTCACACAAACTGGTTTGATGCCTATACTTCTGAGTCACTATCGACCTTCTTCAACTATATTTGCATTTACTAATGA GGAAAGAGTTGGACAAAGGTTGACGCTGTACCAAGGCGTGCTGCCTTTATATATGCAGTTCTCTGATGATGCTGAAGAGACCTTCTCTAGGGCCATAAAGCATTTGATG AATGGAGGGTATCTAAGGAAAGGAGATTATGTTACTCGTGTTAGGAGTGGAATACGCTCGATCTGGAGAGACGACTCTACACATCATATCGAAGTCTGTAACATCCAAGACTGA
- the LOC103982456 gene encoding pyruvate kinase isozyme G, chloroplastic isoform X2 codes for MAAAMEIGGIAMRNPTGRAGRTFLGTGRRWRSARKDVVGTGLAVRALMAVEKRDGRTVEDKLNVLHGIQSSVPIVEEAKMEADFQRKTKIVCTIGPSTNTREMIWKLAEAGMNVARLNMSHGDHESHQKIIDLVKEYNAQCKDNIIAIMLDTKGPEVRSGDLLRPVLLKEGQSFNFTIKIGVNSEDTVSVNYDDFVNDVEVGDVILVDGGMMSLAVKAKTHDMVKCKVIDGGELKSRRHLNVRGKSATLPSITEKDWEDIKFGVDNQVDFFAVSFVKDARVIHELNDYLRSLNADIHIIPKIESADSIPNLQAIISASDGAMVARGDLGAELPIEDVPSLQEEIIKTCRSMQKPVIVATNMLESMINHPTPTRAEVSDISIAVQEGADAIMLSGETAHGKYPLKAVKVMHNVASKTESIMSNDILHTPATAVQYVGGGDFSQGHMSAMFALHATTMANALGTPIIVFTQTGLMPILLSHYRPSSTIFAFTNEERVGQRLTLYQGVLPLYMQFSDDAEETFSRAIKHLMNGGYLRKGDYVTRVRSGIRSIWRDDSTHHIEVCNIQD; via the exons ATGGCGGCGGCGATGGAGATCGGTGGCATTGCGATGCGGAACCCGACGGGGCGCGCCGGCCGGACGTTCCTTGGAACCGGAAGGCGGTGGCGGTCGGCGCGGAAAGATGTTGTTGGCACGGGGCTCGCCGTGAGGGCGTTGATGGCCGTGGAGAAGCGCGACGGACGGACCGTGGAG GACAAGCTAAATGTCTTGCATGGGATTCAATCAAGTGTTCCCATTGTTGAAGAGGCAAAGATGGAGGCCGATTTTCAAAGGAAGACAAAGATTGTATGTACAATTGGTCCTTCGACGAATACACGTGAAATGATCTGGAAATTGGCAGAGGCTGGAATGAATGTTGCACGGCTTAACATGTCTCATGGAGATCATGAGTCGCACCAGAAGATTATCGATTTGGTCAAGGAATATAATGCCCAATGCAAAGACAATATTATTGCTATAATGCTGGACACTAAG GGTCCAGAGGTAAGAAGTGGAGACTTGCTAAGACCTGTGTTGCTTAAGGAAGGTCAATCATTCAACTTTACCATCAAAATAGGAGTTAATTCTGAAGATACTGTTAGTGTAAATTATGACGACTTTGTGAATGATGTTGAAGTTGGTGATGTTATTTTGGTGGATG GAGGGATGATGTCATTAGCTGTAAAAGCAAAGACTCATGATATGGTCAAATGCAAAGTAATTGACGGTGGGGAATTAAAATCAAGGCGCCACTTAAATGTGCGTGGAAAAAGTGCTACACTTCCATCCATTACAG AGAAGGATTGGGAAGATATTAAGTTTGGTGTGGACAATCAGGTTGATTTTTTTGCagtttcttttgttaaagatgctAGAGTAATTCATGAACTAAATGACTATCTCAGAA GTCTCAATGCAGATATACATATTATCCCTAAAATAGAAAGTGCAGATTCAATTCCAAACCTTCAGGCAATAATTTCAGCCTCAGATGGG GCAATGGTGGCACGTGGAGACCTTGGTGCTGAGCTTCCAATTGAGGACGTTCCCTCTCTGCAG GAAGAGATTATTAAGACATGTAGAAGCATGCAGAAACCAGTGATTGTAGCAACGAACATGTTAGAAAGCATGATAAACCATCCAACTCCAACAAGAGCAGAAGTTTCTGACATATCAATTGCAGTCCAAGAAGGAGCAGATGCTATCATGCTATCAGGAGAAACTGCTCATGGAAA GTACCCATTGAAAGCTGTTAAAGTAATGCACAATGTGGCATCAAAAACTGAATCCATAATGTCAAACGACATTCTCCACACTCCTGCCACGGCTGTCCAG TATGTAGGTGGTGGCGATTTTTCCCAAGGGCACATGAGTGCGATGTTTGCGTTGCATGCAACCACCATGGCCAATGCTCTTGGCACACCTATTATTGTCTTCACACAAACTGGTTTGATGCCTATACTTCTGAGTCACTATCGACCTTCTTCAACTATATTTGCATTTACTAATGA GGAAAGAGTTGGACAAAGGTTGACGCTGTACCAAGGCGTGCTGCCTTTATATATGCAGTTCTCTGATGATGCTGAAGAGACCTTCTCTAGGGCCATAAAGCATTTGATG AATGGAGGGTATCTAAGGAAAGGAGATTATGTTACTCGTGTTAGGAGTGGAATACGCTCGATCTGGAGAGACGACTCTACACATCATATCGAAGTCTGTAACATCCAAGACTGA
- the LOC103982455 gene encoding uncharacterized protein LOC103982455 isoform X1: protein MAQIEQAWHLLIALVRLGRPTPAADLAARCDLTLSPSPDTVELLCRIPGSPLLLTDGGFVTISDSAVATFLGFLSSAVAPFVPRIAMEGSAQMRTCGNVSVTYARKRKVRPLDDDLVADVPIAKRRLLLPCGGDVEELGGLNKEVSDQLSIVKNAETAATKASQFDLMVSNILNNDVLSVGLSAPTYPLSILIKRNPLPLSLSNPNEVQSSFAIQAIRKKLCNITRATGVHEVLSDFLSFKHDYGIETSANIPKEFAPDDSKIGEPVIAVAFQDYMEQKPTHLENETETSTERGPQMTVPLTCRIKKDISETNDFGATKYDDETLLGHALMPIDGGEATAALCSQSKETSVEINPLKKSLEEFVPAEWTNEKLEPSAQCLSANLRSVNKKQSKSFVKPNTMDIPNMVAGLNNYTPSIDHQRHGCSLKKRQEKRDPKIMVKKQTMQSICKKDTLIKVHKDTFPGASKCDFDPKLLPNFESFIIEEEEGSGGYGIVYRARRKTDGKIFAIKCPHANAHSHHINNEMKMLEQFGGRNFVIKFEGSFKSGNSECFVLEHVKHDRPEVLKKEINVFELQWYGYCMFKALASLHKQGIVHRDVKPGNFLFSRKLNKGYLIDFNLANDLHQKFLKNRKHEADSIVRPNPVPIPDMKSTSRKQAKEAMKEGILDNRFKEATNDSKKHLTKSLKRSERSAMDVLPKHDNRNRCGSQAADVSGVTSAKDPTSARTDKLKQPIPCKGRKELINFLHEAMQTPSPKGEAVPTSQRKRVAAPLGKMERKPVIPTPMPLHYGGIPVAGSGTCSNKRNGKQKREGPCVGTKGFRAPEVLFKSLHQGYKVDVWSAGVTLLYLMIGRSPFGGDPEQNIKEIAKLRGSEDLWEVAKLHNCEASFPQELLDFRSLRSTELREWCVLNTKRPELLEVIPRSLFDLVDKCLTVNPRCRITAEEALMHDFFAACHESLRQQRKLRREAALESGTPFAGAV, encoded by the exons ATGGCCCAGATCGAGCAAGCGTGGCACCTCCTCATTGCCCTCGTCCGGCTCGGCCGCCCCACTCCCGCCGCCGACCTGGCGGCCAGATGCGACCTCACGCTATCTCCTTCCCCCGATACTGTCGAATTACTCTGTCGGATCCCCGGATCCCCGCTGCTTCTCACGGATGGTGGCTTCGTCACTATCTCCGACTCTGCCGTGGCCACTTTCCTGGGATTCCTGTCTAGCGCCGTCGCTCCATTTGTGCCGAGGATCGCGATGGAGGGTTCGGCACAGATGAGGACATGCGGCAATGTTTCGGTTACGTATgcgaggaagaggaaggtgcGTCCTTTGGATGATGATCTGGTCGCTGATGTGCCGATAGCGAAGAGGAGGCTTCTATTGCCTTGTGGAGGAG ATGTAGAAGAATTGGGAGGATTGAATAAGGAGGTTTCGGATCAGCTTTCGATTGTGAAAAATGCTGAAACTGCTGCTACAAAG gCTTCGCAGTTTGATCTTATGGTTTCTAATATTCTGAACAATGATGTTCTATCAGTTGGCTTGTCTGCACCTACGTATCCCTTGAGCATCTTAATCAAAAGAAACCCTTTACCTCTGTCTCTCAGTAACCCTAATGAGGTCCAGTCATCTTTTGCAATTCAAGCAATACGCAAAAAGTTATGCAATATAACACGAGCAACAGGAGTGCATGAAGTTTTGTCAGATTTCCTGAGCTTCAAACATGACTATGGTATTGAGACTAGTGCCAACATTCCTAAAGAATTTGCACCTGATGATAGTAAGATTGGTGAACCAGTTATAGCAGTGGCCTTTCAAGATTATATGGAGCAGAAGCCAACTCATTTGGAGAATGAGACGGAGACTTCGACAGAAAGAGGCCCCCAAATGACTGTCCCATTGACTTGTAGGATCAAGAAGGATATAAGTGAGACAAATGACTTTGGAGCCACAAAGTATGATGATGAAACCCTTCTTGGTCATGCATTAATGCCAATAGATGGTGGAGAAGCCACTGCTGCATTGTGTTCTCAATCAAAAGAAACTTCAGTTGAAATCAACCCTTTGAAGAAAAGTCTAGAGGAATTTGTCCCTGCAG AATGGACAAATGAAAAGTTGGAACCTTCTGCACAATGTTTATCAGCAAATCTAAGATCTGTCAATAAGAAGCAAAGCAAATCCTTCGTGAAACCAAATACGATGGATATACCAAATATGGTTGCAGGGTTGAATAATTATACCCCATCAATAGATCACCAAAGACATGGTTGCTCCTTGAAAAAACGTCAAGAAAAAAGGGATCCTAAAATTATGGTTAAGAAGCAAACTATGCAGAGCATCTGCAAGAAAGATACTCTTATCAAAGTTCACAAGGACACATTTCCTGGGGCATCTAAA TGCGACTTCGATCCAAAGTTACTGCCAAACTTTGAATCTTTCAtcatagaggaagaggaaggttcAG GTGGGTACGGTATTGTGTACAGGGCTCGAAGGAAGACAGACGGAAAAATATTTGCAATAAAAT GTCCTCATGCCAATGCTCATTCACATCACATCAACAATGAAATGAAGATGCTGGAACAATTTGG AGGCAGGAACTTTGTAATAAAGTTCGAAGGCTCTTTCAAAAGTGGCAATTCAGAATGCTTTGTTCTAGAACATGTGAAGCATGATAGGCCAGAG GTCTTGAAAAAGGAGATAAATGTATTTGAACTTCAATGGTACGGTTATTGCATGTTCAAAGCCCTTGCCAGCTTGCACAAGCAG GGTATTGTGCATCGGGATGTTAAACCTGGAAATTTTCTCTTCTCTCGCAAGCTCAACAAAGGATACCTTATAGATTTCAACTTGGCCAAT GATCTGCACCAAAAGTTTCTCAAAAACA GAAAACATGAGGCTGATTCCATTGTAAGACCAAACCCAGTTCCTATACCAGACATGAAGTCGACTTCACGTAAACAAGCCAAGGAAGCAATGAAAGAAGGAATTTTGGACAATAGATTCAAGGAGGCGACCAATGACTCGAAGAAACATCTTACCAAAAGCTTGAAGAGGTCCGAGAGAAGTGCAATGGATGTCTTACCTAAACATGACAACAGAAATAGGTGCGGAAGCCAAGCCGCCGATGTTTCTGGCGTGACATCAGCAAAAGATCCAACAAGTGCGAGGACTGATAAGTTGAAGCAACCAATTCCTTGCAAAGGGAGGAAGGAGCTGATAAATTTCTTGCACGAGGCAATGCAAACTCCCAGTCCGAAGGGAGAAGCTGTTCCTACTTCTCAGAGGAAAAGGGTAGCTGCTCCTTTGGGTAAAATGGAGAGAAAGCCGGTAATACCTACTCCTATGCCATTGCATTATGGTGGGATTCCTGTTGCTGGTTCGGGCACATGCAGTAACAAAA GGAACGGGAAGCAGAAGAGAGAGGGTCCTTGCGTTGGAACCAAGGGCTTTCGAGCTCCAGAG GTTTTGTTCAAATCTCTTCATCAAGGCTACAAAGTAGATGTCTGGTCTGCTGGCGTTACGTTACTCTACTTGATGATAGGAAGGTCACCTTTCGGCGGTGATCCAGAACA GAATATAAAGGAAATTGCAAAGTTGAGGGGTAGTGAAGATCTGTGGGAAGTGGCCAAACTCCACAATTGCGAGGCTTCGTTTCCTCAG GAATTGCTCGATTTCCGATCGCTGCGATCCACAGAGCTGAGAGAATGGTGTGTTCTTAACACCAAGAGGCCAGAGTTGTTGGAGGTGATTCCACGATCGCTGTTTGATCTCGTGGACAAGTGCTTGACGGTGAATCCAAGGTGCAGGATCACCGCCGAGGAAGCTCTGATGCATGACTTCTTTGCCGCGTGCCATGAGAGCCTAAGACAGCAGAGGAAGCTGAGGAGGGAGGCCGCCTTGGAGTCTGGAACTCCCTTTGCGGGTGCTGTGTAA
- the LOC103982455 gene encoding uncharacterized protein LOC103982455 isoform X2, with protein MVSNILNNDVLSVGLSAPTYPLSILIKRNPLPLSLSNPNEVQSSFAIQAIRKKLCNITRATGVHEVLSDFLSFKHDYGIETSANIPKEFAPDDSKIGEPVIAVAFQDYMEQKPTHLENETETSTERGPQMTVPLTCRIKKDISETNDFGATKYDDETLLGHALMPIDGGEATAALCSQSKETSVEINPLKKSLEEFVPAEWTNEKLEPSAQCLSANLRSVNKKQSKSFVKPNTMDIPNMVAGLNNYTPSIDHQRHGCSLKKRQEKRDPKIMVKKQTMQSICKKDTLIKVHKDTFPGASKCDFDPKLLPNFESFIIEEEEGSGGYGIVYRARRKTDGKIFAIKCPHANAHSHHINNEMKMLEQFGGRNFVIKFEGSFKSGNSECFVLEHVKHDRPEVLKKEINVFELQWYGYCMFKALASLHKQGIVHRDVKPGNFLFSRKLNKGYLIDFNLANDLHQKFLKNRKHEADSIVRPNPVPIPDMKSTSRKQAKEAMKEGILDNRFKEATNDSKKHLTKSLKRSERSAMDVLPKHDNRNRCGSQAADVSGVTSAKDPTSARTDKLKQPIPCKGRKELINFLHEAMQTPSPKGEAVPTSQRKRVAAPLGKMERKPVIPTPMPLHYGGIPVAGSGTCSNKRNGKQKREGPCVGTKGFRAPEVLFKSLHQGYKVDVWSAGVTLLYLMIGRSPFGGDPEQNIKEIAKLRGSEDLWEVAKLHNCEASFPQELLDFRSLRSTELREWCVLNTKRPELLEVIPRSLFDLVDKCLTVNPRCRITAEEALMHDFFAACHESLRQQRKLRREAALESGTPFAGAV; from the exons ATGGTTTCTAATATTCTGAACAATGATGTTCTATCAGTTGGCTTGTCTGCACCTACGTATCCCTTGAGCATCTTAATCAAAAGAAACCCTTTACCTCTGTCTCTCAGTAACCCTAATGAGGTCCAGTCATCTTTTGCAATTCAAGCAATACGCAAAAAGTTATGCAATATAACACGAGCAACAGGAGTGCATGAAGTTTTGTCAGATTTCCTGAGCTTCAAACATGACTATGGTATTGAGACTAGTGCCAACATTCCTAAAGAATTTGCACCTGATGATAGTAAGATTGGTGAACCAGTTATAGCAGTGGCCTTTCAAGATTATATGGAGCAGAAGCCAACTCATTTGGAGAATGAGACGGAGACTTCGACAGAAAGAGGCCCCCAAATGACTGTCCCATTGACTTGTAGGATCAAGAAGGATATAAGTGAGACAAATGACTTTGGAGCCACAAAGTATGATGATGAAACCCTTCTTGGTCATGCATTAATGCCAATAGATGGTGGAGAAGCCACTGCTGCATTGTGTTCTCAATCAAAAGAAACTTCAGTTGAAATCAACCCTTTGAAGAAAAGTCTAGAGGAATTTGTCCCTGCAG AATGGACAAATGAAAAGTTGGAACCTTCTGCACAATGTTTATCAGCAAATCTAAGATCTGTCAATAAGAAGCAAAGCAAATCCTTCGTGAAACCAAATACGATGGATATACCAAATATGGTTGCAGGGTTGAATAATTATACCCCATCAATAGATCACCAAAGACATGGTTGCTCCTTGAAAAAACGTCAAGAAAAAAGGGATCCTAAAATTATGGTTAAGAAGCAAACTATGCAGAGCATCTGCAAGAAAGATACTCTTATCAAAGTTCACAAGGACACATTTCCTGGGGCATCTAAA TGCGACTTCGATCCAAAGTTACTGCCAAACTTTGAATCTTTCAtcatagaggaagaggaaggttcAG GTGGGTACGGTATTGTGTACAGGGCTCGAAGGAAGACAGACGGAAAAATATTTGCAATAAAAT GTCCTCATGCCAATGCTCATTCACATCACATCAACAATGAAATGAAGATGCTGGAACAATTTGG AGGCAGGAACTTTGTAATAAAGTTCGAAGGCTCTTTCAAAAGTGGCAATTCAGAATGCTTTGTTCTAGAACATGTGAAGCATGATAGGCCAGAG GTCTTGAAAAAGGAGATAAATGTATTTGAACTTCAATGGTACGGTTATTGCATGTTCAAAGCCCTTGCCAGCTTGCACAAGCAG GGTATTGTGCATCGGGATGTTAAACCTGGAAATTTTCTCTTCTCTCGCAAGCTCAACAAAGGATACCTTATAGATTTCAACTTGGCCAAT GATCTGCACCAAAAGTTTCTCAAAAACA GAAAACATGAGGCTGATTCCATTGTAAGACCAAACCCAGTTCCTATACCAGACATGAAGTCGACTTCACGTAAACAAGCCAAGGAAGCAATGAAAGAAGGAATTTTGGACAATAGATTCAAGGAGGCGACCAATGACTCGAAGAAACATCTTACCAAAAGCTTGAAGAGGTCCGAGAGAAGTGCAATGGATGTCTTACCTAAACATGACAACAGAAATAGGTGCGGAAGCCAAGCCGCCGATGTTTCTGGCGTGACATCAGCAAAAGATCCAACAAGTGCGAGGACTGATAAGTTGAAGCAACCAATTCCTTGCAAAGGGAGGAAGGAGCTGATAAATTTCTTGCACGAGGCAATGCAAACTCCCAGTCCGAAGGGAGAAGCTGTTCCTACTTCTCAGAGGAAAAGGGTAGCTGCTCCTTTGGGTAAAATGGAGAGAAAGCCGGTAATACCTACTCCTATGCCATTGCATTATGGTGGGATTCCTGTTGCTGGTTCGGGCACATGCAGTAACAAAA GGAACGGGAAGCAGAAGAGAGAGGGTCCTTGCGTTGGAACCAAGGGCTTTCGAGCTCCAGAG GTTTTGTTCAAATCTCTTCATCAAGGCTACAAAGTAGATGTCTGGTCTGCTGGCGTTACGTTACTCTACTTGATGATAGGAAGGTCACCTTTCGGCGGTGATCCAGAACA GAATATAAAGGAAATTGCAAAGTTGAGGGGTAGTGAAGATCTGTGGGAAGTGGCCAAACTCCACAATTGCGAGGCTTCGTTTCCTCAG GAATTGCTCGATTTCCGATCGCTGCGATCCACAGAGCTGAGAGAATGGTGTGTTCTTAACACCAAGAGGCCAGAGTTGTTGGAGGTGATTCCACGATCGCTGTTTGATCTCGTGGACAAGTGCTTGACGGTGAATCCAAGGTGCAGGATCACCGCCGAGGAAGCTCTGATGCATGACTTCTTTGCCGCGTGCCATGAGAGCCTAAGACAGCAGAGGAAGCTGAGGAGGGAGGCCGCCTTGGAGTCTGGAACTCCCTTTGCGGGTGCTGTGTAA
- the LOC135636470 gene encoding protein Brevis radix-like 1: MELERGREMLTCIPCPGTKRLIKEITNHIKSMSLKAVRVQRPREPQCPREAPAVKACEEQEKEWVAEPESGVLITLVSLPDGGNNIKKIRFSQKMFDDLGAQRWWSENYDKIMELYSIGPGHSSPTPPPSENEPTTDAVGAEESIVPLRSSGSSAASSSNVEELATTEAAVEIQDKVLEWVVEDEPGVFVTLRSTPSGSREILRIEFRRERFGEVKARVWWEENKARLWKQYA; the protein is encoded by the exons ATGGAG CTAGAAAGAGGCAGAGAGATGCTTACATGCATTCCTTGCCCAGGCACCAAACGGCTCATCAAAGAGATCACCAACCAC ATTAAAAGCATGTCGCTAAAGGCTGTACGTGTTCAACGTCCAAGAGAGCCGCAATGCCCCAGAGAAGCACCTGCGGTGAAGGCATGTGAAGAACAGGAGAAGGAATGGGTTGCGGAGCCCGAGTCTGGAGTGCTTATAACTTTGGTGTCGCTGCCTGATGGAGGAAACAACATAAAGAAGATACGTTTCAG TCAGAAGATGTTCGACGATTTGGGAGCTCAGAGATGGTGGAGCGAAAACTACGACAAGATCATGGAGCTCTACAGCATCGGTCCAGGCCACTCGTCCCCAACACCACCTCCATCGGAAAACGAG CCGACCACTGACGCGGTTGGAGCTGAAGAATCCATTGTGCCATTGCGCTCCTCCGGGAGCTCTGCGGCCAGTTCCTCCAACGTTGAAGAGCTGGCGACGACTGAGGCCGCCGTGGAGATCCAAGACAAGGTGTTGGAGTGGGTCGTGGAAGATGAGCCCGGCGTCTTCGTCACCCTGCGTTCGACGCCGAGCGGCTCCAGGGAGATACTGCGAATCGAATTCAG ACGCGAGAGATTCGGCGAGGTGAAAGCAAGGGTGTGGTGGGAAGAAAACAAGGCCAGGCTATGGAAGCAGTACGCGTAG